The sequence GCGAGCTGGACATCGCCCCCGTCACCCTGGTCGAGTTCCTGCGCAACGCGGACGACCTGGTCGCGTTCCCCGACATCGCGGTGGGCTGCGACGGCCCCGTCATGTCGTGCGTGATCGTCTCGCAGCGGCCCCTGGAGGACCTGGACCGGGCCCGGGTCGCCCTCGGATCGACCTCCCGCACCTCCGTACGGCTGGCGCGCCTGCTGCTCGCCGAGCGGTACGGCGTCACCCCCGACTACTACACGTGCCCGCCCGACCTGGGCGTCATGATGCAGGAGGCGGACGCCGCCGTCCTCATCGGTGACGCGGCCCTGCGCGCCAACCTGCACGACGCGCCCCGGCTCGGGCTCCAGGTCCACGACCTGGGCGCGATGTGGAAGGAGTGGACGGGCCTGCCGTTCGTCTTCGCCGTCTGGGCCGCGCGCAAGGACTACCTGGCCGCCGAGCCCACCGCGGTCAAGCAGGTGCACGAGGCGTTCCTGGCCTCCCGCGACCTGTCCCTGGAGGAGGTCACCAAGGTCGCCGAGCAGGCGGCGCGCTGGGAGGCCTTCGACGCGGAGGTCCTGGAGCGCTACTTCACGACGCTCGACTTCCGCTTCGGTCCGGCCCAGCTGGCGGGCGTGCGGGAGTTCGCGCGCCGCACCGGCGAGGCGGCCGGCTTCCCGGCGGACGTGAAGGTGGAGCTGCTCGGCGGATGAGAACATCCCGCCGCCGGGGAAAGCCATTTTCGATTCAACTGAACACGCGGTGAATGGCCGATTGCGGGAGACATCGGGAGTACGCCCCCGATGTCTCCCGCAATCGTCTCCCGCGCCCCCCGCAATCGGCCGCCGGAGGAACGGCGCATTCACGCCTTTTATCACGGTGAATGACGTCGTTCGTTCCCTTGGGGGCGAAATCGGCGGATGGTTTCTCCCGTCGCCGGACGAGACTTCGCGGTCACGAACTAGGCTTCGGTCGGAGGTCCGGCCGGGTTCACAGGGGGAGTCCTTATATGCAGCCGCTGGAAGCCGGGGAACCGCTGAGCATCGGTGCCTACCGGCTGCTCGGCCGGCTCGGGGCCGGCGGCATGGGCCGCGTGTATCTCGGGCGCAGCGCCGGCGGCCGTACCGTCGCCGTCAAGGTCGTCCATCCGCACTTCGCGCTCGACGAGCAGTTCCGTGCCCGGTTCCGGCGCGAGGTGGAGGCGGCCCGGCGGATCGGCGCCCAGTGGACCGCGCCCGTCCTGGACGCCGACCCGGACGCCCCCGTCCCCTGGGTCGCCACCGGTTACGTGGCCGGGCCGCCGCTCTCCGCGGCCGTCACCGAGCACGGCCCGCTGCCGGAGCACGCCGTACGCGTCCTGGGCGCCGGCCTCGGCGAGGCCCTGGCCGCCGTGCACGAGCGGGGACTGATCCACCGGGACGTGAAGCCGTCCAACGTGCTGCTAGCCCTGGACGGGCCCCGCCTGATCGACTTCGGCATCGCGCGGGCCATCGACGCGACCGCTTCGCTCACCTCCACCGGGGTCTCCGTCGGCTCGCCGGGCTACATGGCGCCGGAGCAGATCCGGGGCACCGACCTCTCCGGTGCGGCCGACATCTTCTCGCTGGGCGCGGTCCTGGCGTACGCGGCGACCGGCACCGCCCCGTTCCTCGGCGACTCCTCGGCCGTCCTCCTCTACAAGGTGGTCCACGAGGAACCGGAGCTGGGCGAGCTGGAGGGCGGGCTGCGCGAGACCATCGCCGCCTGTCTGGCCAAGGACCCGCGGCGGCGGCCGACCCCGGACGAGCTGGCCCGCCGGCTGCTGCCGGGCGGCGCGGCGGCCGCGGTGGCGGCGGGCTGGCTGCCCGGACCGCTGGTGCGGGAGGTCAGCAGGTCGGCGGTGGCGCTGCTGGACCTGGAGCCGCAGGAGGCCCCGGTGCAGTCGGGGCCGGTGCCGTTCAGCAACCCGTCGTTCGGGGCGGGGGAGCCCTTCGGGGGTGCCGCGTCGGGCGGTCCGGGCGCGGGGAGTCCGCCGTTCGGCACGGCCGGACCCGCCGCCGCGCTCGGCTCCTTCGGGCCGCCCGCCGGCCCCGCGCATCCGCCGGCCGCCGGGGCCGACGGGCTGCCGGGGCAGCGGACCGCCGGGCGGAGCCTGACCCTGGGCGCGACGGCGGGCGGGGACGGCGCGGGGCGCCGGCGGGTGAGCTGCACCGTCGCGCTGGCGGTGGCCGGGGCGCTGGCCGCGGTGACCGTGGGCAGCGCCTTCCTCCTCGACCTGATGCCGGGCAGCGGCGGCGACAGCAGCAACGTCGGGCACGGC is a genomic window of Streptomyces sp. NBC_00708 containing:
- a CDS encoding menaquinone biosynthesis protein; this encodes MDNSTVSNVAVDDRRPRPRVGHIQFLNCLPLYWGLARTGTLLDLELSKDTPEKLSEQLVGGELDIAPVTLVEFLRNADDLVAFPDIAVGCDGPVMSCVIVSQRPLEDLDRARVALGSTSRTSVRLARLLLAERYGVTPDYYTCPPDLGVMMQEADAAVLIGDAALRANLHDAPRLGLQVHDLGAMWKEWTGLPFVFAVWAARKDYLAAEPTAVKQVHEAFLASRDLSLEEVTKVAEQAARWEAFDAEVLERYFTTLDFRFGPAQLAGVREFARRTGEAAGFPADVKVELLGG
- a CDS encoding serine/threonine protein kinase — translated: MQPLEAGEPLSIGAYRLLGRLGAGGMGRVYLGRSAGGRTVAVKVVHPHFALDEQFRARFRREVEAARRIGAQWTAPVLDADPDAPVPWVATGYVAGPPLSAAVTEHGPLPEHAVRVLGAGLGEALAAVHERGLIHRDVKPSNVLLALDGPRLIDFGIARAIDATASLTSTGVSVGSPGYMAPEQIRGTDLSGAADIFSLGAVLAYAATGTAPFLGDSSAVLLYKVVHEEPELGELEGGLRETIAACLAKDPRRRPTPDELARRLLPGGAAAAVAAGWLPGPLVREVSRSAVALLDLEPQEAPVQSGPVPFSNPSFGAGEPFGGAASGGPGAGSPPFGTAGPAAALGSFGPPAGPAHPPAAGADGLPGQRTAGRSLTLGATAGGDGAGRRRVSCTVALAVAGALAAVTVGSAFLLDLMPGSGGDSSNVGHGDVGHTPPAASREPSPPTGSGTGSATKSPSPTKSPTTIPGRAAEVPDAFVGTWKGPLTEKTTGEPHGTLTAVFTKGGKGTDVVHLTTSLSVGIDITCYSVATLTSASDDELELRERADPDRPGTPGFCTTTPAGLHFTRAADGTLRFRSDEKGAGLPYGTLTRSGG